Genomic window (Osmerus eperlanus chromosome 26, fOsmEpe2.1, whole genome shotgun sequence):
gtaggtggtgcagcaggtgtgtggcggacagtaggtggtgcagcaggtgtgtggcggACAGTAGATGGTGCAGAAGGTGTGTGGCGGACAGTAGGtggtgcagcaggtgtgtggcggacagtaggtggtgcagcaggtgtgtggcggACAGTAGGTGGTGCAGCAGGTTTGTGGCGGACAGTAGGtggtgcagcaggtgtgtggcggacagtaggtggtgcagcaggtgtgtggcggacagtaggtggtgcagcaggtgtgtggcggACAGTAGGTGGTGCAGAAGGTGTGTGGCGGACAGTAGGtggtgcagcaggtgtgtggcggacagtaggtggtgcagcaggtgtgtggcggacagtaggtggtgcagcaggtgtgtggcggacagtaggtggtgcagcaggtgtgtggcggacagtaggtggtgcagcaggtgtgtggcggACAGTAGGTGGTGCAGAAGGTGTGTGGCGGACAGTAGGtggtgcagcaggtgtgtggcggacagtaggtggtgcagcaggtgtgtggcggacagtaggtggtgcagcaggtgtgtggcggacagtaggtggtgcagcaggtgtgtggcggacagtaggtggtgcagcaggtgtgtggcggacagtaggtggtgcagcaggtgtgtggcggacagtaggtggtgcagcaggtgtgtggcggacagtaggtggtgcagcaggtgtgtggcggACAGTAGGaagggcagcaggtgtgtggcggacagtaggtggtgcagcaggtgtgtggcggACAGTAGGaagggcagcaggtgtgtggcggACAGTAGGTGGTGCAGAAGGTGTGTGGCGGACAGTAGGtggtgcagcaggtgtgtggcggacagtaggtggtgcagcaggtgtgtggcggacagtaggtggtgcagcaggtgtgtggcggACTGTAGGTGGTGCAGAAGGTGTCTGGACAGCCCCAGCATGCTCCTGCAAGCCCCTCTGTCTGTGAGCCTGGGacaacacacaggccaggaccagTCCAACTcactgggtcacacacacacaccaggagacgcTGCTTGTCTGAGAAAATAGAACTCAATTAACTGGTTTGGCTGCAGGCATATTGGAGCATTGTTTCATTAACTAGACGAATACAGTCTGATAATTACTTCTTCTCAATTAAAAAAGCCTACATTCTTTATTGATTGCAGTCGATGAGCTTGAAGGTTAATTGGGAACAGAATATTCCAGGAGTGTTTTTTCCATGTTGTAGTGTTTTGAAGGTCTTGGTCCTTGTTTGTTTTCATTGACCCATTGGTTTTGTCTGCTGCGACGTCAATAGTTTGTTgatgttattgtttttattgaattAGAAAGGACATCAACCCCCTTTGTTTTGTTACAATGCAGACAACTGATATTTTACTTTGCAGTGCCGTTCCATTCCACCATATAATTATGTCtcttttcaatttcataaacaGTATATTGTATTATCCTCACATGATCTGGAAGGGTGACTCGTATCAACTGTGTCCACTGGAGGGCGCTCTTCCCCTGTGTTGAGACCTGCCCCACATGCGGTCCCACGGCTAAGCACAGCTGCAGCGTTGCTGTTCACTATGCTACAGTAATGCACCTGCACAAAGCCAAATGGAACAAACTATACAGATTGCACCATTAGACTCAACTGGCTCGAAGCCTTGCTTGTGGCTATATATAGTTTCACTTGGGTCTTGGGACAATTTGTGCCTCACTCGGTGCACTTGCATAATGACACAACTCTATTTAATGCggggtgtgtgcatggtgtatcCATGATGTCACTTAGTCTAAATGGGGACGCTCTTGGCTTTTTAACAACTCTTATTACCCAACTCTGACAGACGTAAGTGGAGAATCAAGACCATACACAAGTCCGTATTAGTCGTGTAATGAAGATGGCCTACCTTACAGTTTTCCCAGTCTAATGAAACCGACAACCTCGTTTTGCTGGTTGAACTTGGCCTGAACCGGCGGCTTGCCTCCGTTTCTCAGTGGAACCGGGCCGAGTCGGCACTCACCGGCCTCAGCGTGGCTTCACCTGTGTTCcacaaaacaaacagagcaAAGCCGAGGCAGCTTGGCTTTCCCTCAGCTGGGTgggggaaggaggcagagaggctggcagggggaaggaggcagagaggctggcagggggaaggaggcagagaggctggccagagggaaggaggcagagaggctggcagggggaaggaggcagagaggctggcagggggaaggaggcagagaggctggccagagggaaggaggcagagaggctggcagggggaaggaggcagagaggctggcagggggaaggaggcagagaggctggccagaggaaggcaaactcctctccacctccatggATGTTAGCCGTGTTGGAGGGAAAGGGATAATGAAGAACATGAGGCATTGGGCCAAGGATAACTCACCGCCATTGTTATGTCTATACTTAGGCCTGGCCCAGATGAGAGATGTGGCAATTGATTACATAGAGTTCCTTTGTGGAGGCCATTGGCTTCTCTGTTCACAGGTCGTGGAGTCGCCAGCTTCTCAGACGCTTTCAGGAGCAAAGCTCACGGACAAAGGAATGACAGGCTGCAAAACATGCAACCATGTAGGCATAAAACCTCCATGTTATTTATACAACACGAAGGTACACTACCTCCTCATACAGACGGATACGTTCTGATACCAAATGGGTCATTTTACCCTACCGTCATTCAACGTGCGTTAGGAGATTTGGCCGGGGCAAATGGAGAAGATGAGGGAAGATGCTATCAGGGCCCTCTACATCATTTACATGTGCGTAGCGCGCAACTCCAAACGTGATAGACATCAAAAGCCCCGGAGCACAACAGGAAGTTTGACCCCCGGACAGGAAACTCTCTGATAGGCTTAATTAGATCGCTGTTTTGTAGTTTGACCTTGGTGGACGACAggacaacccccccctcctctctctctctctctctctctctctctctctctctctctctctctctctctctctctctctctctctctctctctctctctctctctctctctccccctcatcctctctgtcacactctcCTCTGCTGGTGTTCCCGGTGCGCAGAGTGGGAGCGTGGGCATTTTCtcctggaggggaagagagaaatgcAATCAGCAATTCAATCGCGGCCATTGTGGAGCGGGTGCTGATGAGCTTTGCAGAGCAGATAATGGATTAAATTAtttatccccccctcctcagcgtTCATTGTTGCCTCCTCTTTGTGCCTCTGCAGCGGTACACAGAGGCAGGTTGAAGGCCTAGATCACTCGCTTCCTTTCATAGATCTAATTTTTCTAATTAGCGGCTGAATGcggagctgtctctctctctcccgcccgcccccccctcctaaGTCGACGCCACGCAAATCTTTCTCAGCTACATTCCGTGCGGTGAACACGTGGACTCCAATGACAAAGACCGTTGCCGACTGGGCTGGCGGTAGCAATGGACAGGGGTGGAATCAGCCCACCAAAATGTGCGTCTTGCCCCACCCAATCGAAAGATGGTAACATTAAACAAAGCATGGTGGATGTACATGATTCTTCTGTATGTTTAGGCGTGAGGACAAAAAGTTAAGAGTTGAATGGGTTTTTGATTGGCTTAATGCTGAGGCGCATCCAGTTCTGAAGGCACTTACAGATGTAAAACATTCAGTTTTGAGGACTTGGTTCCCCATAGGTTCAATCTTAGAGCTAGATCTGCTAACTGTTTCTATCCTGGGGATTGTTGCATTAGATCTCATTCATCTGGATATGTGGTATTGGTCATGTGATCCGATTGCCAATCAACACAAACGATTGCCAGGTGTGTTTCACAAACGAGGGAGTGATGAACAGCAACAACTCACAGTTTTAGCTCAGTGGCGAGCATGAGATGACAGATTATGATGCCACAGCTTTAAATCATCCTGTACTGTGTTTTACTTTGGTCGAAAGCAGCTGCTAAATTAATCATTATTAAAAGAATCATCTCATAGTAATTAAATGTTAACACCCATGGTTCTCATTTACATTCACATACAAGgtctccaacacctcctcctTCATTTAGTCTGTGCCATAATGATTAGTGGCATAGGTTCTAGTGGTGAGTTTATCTGCTGTCTCTTGGGAGACATTGTAGTGGGAGAGTCATGTAAGCTGTTGTATTTGGTCACTGGTAGCTCACTGGTTAAGTCCGTGGATCCTTTAAACTAAGGCATTTCAGAAGGAccttgggttcaaatcccatgaATGGCTTTTCTGATCTGCCCCGATGAAAGCAGAAACTTTCTCTTCAATAATATCACACTTCACCTTAAGGATGTATTTTCAATGTGTTCATGGTTCATTGTGTACCTGGTGGCTCAGTGGATAAGGATGGGGACCATGAAAATTAAGGgttgtgggttcaaatcccatggAAGGCTGCAATGGTCTTTCCTTGCAGAAACTGCCTCTTTAATGACCTCACACTTCACCTTAAGGATGTATTTTCAATGAGTTCATATTTGCTTGTGTCCCTGATGGTTCAGTGGATAGGATGTGTACTATGAAAGTTAAGGGtcttgggttcaaatcccatggAAGGCATCTGTGGTCTGGTCTTAAAGAAGTAAAAAGTGTCTGTTATATTAAAACATTTCTTTAAAATGTCCACACTTAGCTTAAAaaacttatttttttatcaTCTTCCTGTTCCATTTCAAGCATGATGGGAATCAAGTATGATGGGATCCGGGGTGCTTGCATGTCGGAGGCCCTGCTGTGGGTCGGAGGGCCCTGCTGCAGTCCAGGCGTACAGGACTGATGAGAACCGGGGTGCTCGTGTGTCGGAGGCCCTGCTGTACTCCAAGCATGATGGGAACCGGGGTGCTTGCATGTCGGAGACCTGGCTGTCCAAGCATGATGGGAACCGGGGTGCTTGTGTGTCGGAGGACTTGCTGTACTCCAAGCATGATGGGAGCAGGTGCCCTGCTGTATACCTGCTGTGAGCTGGGATTTGATGCCATGCTGCTGCGTCTGACCGGCCTACCTGCATGGCTCGCGTGCTTATCCATTACGCCACCGGGGCCCCACTTCCCCTACCTGGAATAGTAACATTTATCCTTAAAAACACCACTAGTTAAAGACATACTATCATGTTTTACATGACAGCAAGGAAGCAGTGGGAACATTGCACATAGAGTCCGCCAGCCAGATTTGAACCCGGATGAGCTGCGACCTGAGACCCACATGGTACCCATGCTTATCCCCTAGGCCACCAGGGACTTGCTTCAGTTTCCTTCAGAATTCAAATATATCTTTACGAAAAGCCCACTTTAAAGACAAAGGTACAACAGCACCTTGGGGGATATGAACCTCCAACCTCTCCTCCGCAGTCATacactctaaccactgagctatcccTCCCACCACAATTGATAGATGTGGACAGTCACACTTGCTCATAATCATTTACTTGTGAAACACACCTGGCATCATTTGTATTGATTgtcaatcagatcacatgacTTATACCACTTAGATCTAATGCAACAATCCCCAGAATAGAAATAGTTAGCAGATCTAGCTCTAACATTGAGTCAATGGGGTAAACCAAGTCCTCCAAATCAATCTGTAAGGGCTTTCAAAACTGGATGGGCCTCTCCAAAATCATGCATCATCAAAATCACCTGTTTACATGAGTGCAGCACTTACCTCTTCCTACCACTAGGAGGCACTGTATCCTCATATAGTCTTCTGAGANNNNNNNNNNNNNNNNNNNNNNNNNNNNNNNNNNNNNNNNNNNNNNNNNNNNNNNNNNNNNNNNNNNNNNNNNNNNNNNNNNNNNNNNNNNNNNNNNNNNNNNNNNNNNNNNNNNNNNNNNNNNNNNNNNNNNNNNNNNNNNNNNNNNNNNNNNNNNNNNNNNNNNNNNNNNNNNNNNNNNNNNNNNNNNNNNNNNNNNNGGGTCCCTCTCCTGGAAGCGGTGCGCGGGGTGCGGGGGCAAGATCGCCGATCGCTTCCTCCTCTACACCATGGACAGCTACTGGCACAGCCGCTGCCTCAAGTGCTCCTGCTGTCAGGCTCAGCTGGGGGAGATCGGCACCTCCTGCTACACCAAGAGTGGCATGATCCTCTGTAGAAACGACTACATCAGGtgagactgcgtgtgtgtgtgtgtgtgtgtgcgtgtgtgtgtgtgtgtgtgtgtgtgtgcgtgtgtgtgtgtgtgtgggagctgccctccccccccccgctacACCCTGTGTCTGGGAAATACAACTTACTGTACACAACGTACGTGACGCTCTTTGGAATGATCAAATTCAAACGATGGATTTGGAGCAAAGAGAGATGCTACTGTCAGACACAAGAGGAGGGTCTGTTTTCAAGGTGAATGACGAGGCGAAGCAGAGTTTTCGTGTGTTAGAGAATAGTAAAATGTCTCGTTACTGGAGGTGGAATTCACAAGGTCCTGgataagagcgagagagagtaagGCAACAGACCATATAATGATCCACAGAACAGAATTGTAGTATGTCACTGCTTGTTAAGCAGGTGGAATTCTCTCCAGACTATTCCTTAACGGAGTTCAAACATGCTGACAAGTTGACAGAGCACCAGACGAAAAATAGATTCCGTCCCCACAACATCTTGGTGACTGTCTGCTGTGTCATTTTTCAGGGTGAACCAAACAGCAGAAAAACTCCCAAGGTTTTTTGTTTTGCTTTACGAGATGCTAGGAAACTATACAGGACGGACACAAATGACCTTTGACACTGTTGGAATTTTAAAGGGTTTCTCATTCAGTCCCACAAGTGTCCATATATGAGAAAGGGACGATTTAATTAGCAAAGAGGGTctttttaaatatttatatgtGTGTTACGGACACTTAACCAGAGCTAGGTGAGGGCTCTCTCATTCTGCTAATGTAGAATAACCTGATCATTCAGCTGTTTGACCTCAGggaggacaagccagagctgtcTTCTCTAAACACAAAGTTCAGACTGCTTCTTGACAAAATGAAAACAATGTATATACAAAGTTTCATTTCACTTGATGAAATTGAAACGCTAACATTGTATGTCTGTTTAATCTTAAATCCGTTTGTTAGTTCATCATAATTTCAGAGCAAGAATATTTAGCAAATCCATAATTTCATCCACAACCTTTCAGTTCCACTAATCCGTTGCCATTTATGATCAATATTTAATCATTGAATCTGCCTTATTTTGTATGTATTTACTATATATATCGATATCAAATGTAGCGGTAACTCAGTCAATCTACGTGAATGTGCTGTTCTGACTCCAAGCCTCCAGGGAAGAGTCTCCACCCAAAGACAGCTAGTGCCGTCTCCGCCCACATCCTCATCAAAGACATGAGTCAATGGGGTACTCCAACCGTAATGGGACTTCTACCTAATTAGAATTGGGAAGGGGGAAAAGTGGATACACCTTTCTACTTGTAATGAGAGCGTTCTCAGAGCCGGGAGGACAGCTAAAACACAACTCGCACGAGCCTGTGATCTGGTTAGAGATAAGGatagaaggaagaggaggaggagggggaaaacaTCTGACAGTGAGTCCACACAATTAAAAGCTTTAATTAGAGTCCCCCTCCATTTTCCTTTAGTCCTGATGGGTTTTATCTAATGAGATCTGGTCCCTGGCTCGTATCCTCTCCCAATGACGTGTCCGAAATGAATGAGAGCCACATTGCAaacaaaacatttaattaaccaAATTGGCTtttgagagggaaagaaagaaagagagggaggattaTTGTGAAGGCCAGTTgcctcgttttttttttctttttaaagggCCAGTGTCTCATTTTTGTAATGGATTATTAAATTGCCCTTGCTGTATAAATAATGGAGTCGTGCCTTTAACTTTTATTAATACAGCTGATGTGAAAACGGTCACGAGATGGATCAGCACGCTCGAACGAAAAGGCATCAGCTTCCCCCTaatggggcgtgtgtgtgtctgacctgggaCGATACGCACAACCCATCAATCAGATGGAGAGATGACCACCATCCACAAACACAGGACGAGCCAGGTCTCACTGTGTCTACGCCAAAGCAGGCAGCAAAGCCTTCAAGCAGGGCGAACATCCGAGAGAGTTAGTCTGTTTTGGGATCATATCGTTTCTGAGCTCGAGGTGGTGTTATTTGTGTGGGGTGCTTGTGGAGTGAAAATTAATCTAGGTAGCAATCATGTGGTGGCTGGAGTCAGGGAAAACGCTGTCCCTTTAATTGAATAGGCCTAGGTAATTAAATGGCACTTTTCCAATAGAACGTGCGAGGTAAATCTAATAGTTGGTTATTTAATATCACTTTGAAGTCTGCCCACTCAAGCACTATGACAGCACGGGAGCATGTGGACTATTAGGCCAGGAAAAACCGGGATCTCAGAAATTAATTAAATCGCATGCAATTTAGGGGAAACGTTTATCTTGATTTGTCATAACAGAATTAATTCAAGGCCTTCAATTCACTAGGGTCCAGATCTGTTACTCTGAATTAACCAAGTGTAATTTgtctgattcccccccccccctcccccctatcctcatagtctctccccccccctcccccccaccctcatctAATGCAGCTTGCTATTATGCAAAGCCTTGCTTTAGTATCAATATGGCCTAGTGCTTTTAAGGTGCTTTGGCTGTTGATGTAGAGAGGCCTTTTTTTAATGGACTGTGTTGCCGAAATCATTGTTCTACGCTTGTTTCACTCCACTCAGAAACCTTTCTGTGGCAGGGGCCTGCCTTCTCCGCACAGCCAAACCCAGAGCCGTGCTATACATCACCTGCCAGTCCCGAGATGAGACGCTCCTTCCTATAGATAGTGGACATCTCCCAAGtccttttttttaatgaaagacATAGCTTGTGGTATCTCAAAGTCAGATTCCCTGCGCAGGGAACATAATACAAATAAATCAACGTAACCACCACAACAGCGGTTGACAAAGCTGTCCTCCAATGTCTGTTGGTGATTGTGTGAGCAAACAGCTTCAAAAACAACAAAGGACTCCTTGGAAAAAGGCCTGATTTGCAGGGAAGAAACTGAAACCAGTTGTGTCATCGCAATTAAAGAGTCCCCTGGCCTTAATTATACTGACCtggaccctccccccaccctaaTGCAAGAGTTCAATGGGAAAAGCAGACCATTAGAGGACAGACTGATAGCAACTTAATTGAGCACCTAAAGCCTTCAGCAGTTTAAATCAAACACTATCAGGCACTATCCCCTGGTAAaattgaaaaaagaaaagaagaaagctGTTATGTATAGTGCACAGTGATGaaatagagagagtggggggagacttTCTTTGTTTTAACAGCCCtaagagacacgcacacaggggaAATAAGTGGTTGAATGAAAAGTATTGCATTGAGATTATTTGAATCTACAAAGTGTTTCACACGGACGGCAGAACGAATGGCCTGGCTGGCTGATGGCTGCTTTatatatgttttcttttttttctttttgttttgctttattttcctgataaaaaaaaactatgtCAGTTTGAGGTCAGAAGAAGTTTGAGATCCTTGATTAAGATCCAAAACTAAAGTGAAATCCTCATCCTCCTGTGCTGTGGTAGTCCCATCTAACATTCAGGATTGGCCAAGTTGTCACAACAGTCCCAAGCTAATTAGTTTCTGAAATGGAGTTTTGATCGAGCACTTCCAATCGATGCCAAGACAACATTAGTTTCTCAGGCTTCCTATTGAAAGCCATTCTGACGTCCCTTAACAATGCACCGGTCTGCTTTGTCCAAACCGTAAACAACAACCACGCAGGCTATGTTTAGTGAAAAGACCAAACAGGATTTTAATTCCTATTCTAGTCATTTTAACTCAAAAGGGACCCTGGTTGTTGCACGGATGCAACTCAgacccctttaaaaaaaaaacacaaacgcgacaaaaacaaaagaaagcGCAGAAGGGATGAAACGGAGTACATCACGCGGTCCCTTTCGTCAAACGATTTTCCTCGGTCCTCACGTATCTGTCTGTGATGCTCCTTCAGCAATGTtaaccactcccccccccccccctctcccgagCATGTCAGAAGCCGTGGTCTTATTTGATTGCATAGGAAAAATGCAGTGATAGAGCAAACACCCGGTGAGATATGATGACAAATGGGTCCAGATCCCGGTAAATTACTTTCTGCTCAAATCGAAATTTCATTCAGTTTGTTGCTCGCAGAGATGAAGTAATCTAAATTGTGGACTCAGAAGGCAGATAGAAGGGAAGCCGGAGCAAGCATTTCATTATCAaaagtcagagggagagagagagagagagagagggagagagatagagagggagacacgaagagggagagagggagagagagagggagacacgaagagggagagagagggagagagagacacgaagagggagagagagggagggagggagagacaaggagagagagagagaaggttagGGACGAAAGAGATGAGCAGAAGCAAATCTAAAGTGTTGACACCATGATTGAAAAGGTTAACCCATGCACATTATATATCAACCCGAGTAGCTACGAGTTTCTAATGGAAATGCGGCACTGACAGAGCATTCACAGGAGTCCTAATGGCAAAAGCACTATGTCTCTGCCTAGATGTTCAATCAAATCCTCTTAGGCACTGATTGCTTATGTTCCAGGTTATTATTAggtagcaaaaaaaaaaaatgtgcgcCAAAGGTAATATGTAGTTTCTGCACTGGAGCTTGTGGCGAACAGGACACAGGATGGTTCATCTGCCTTCCTGGTATTGCCACGATCCCCTGTACCAATCAAAAAAATTGTCAAGTTgtaatgtccccccccccccccacacatcatTGCTATCTCCACAAGCTTAGAACTAAACTCATTTAGGCTAAGCCAGTGGAAGTGGGACTGACTCTCAGTACTTCTAGAGTAACATGCCCACAAATGAAAACCCAGTACAGAATATTCCTTAATGTTCATGATGCTGTGAGGcttaccccacccccccccccctgccccccctttcTGCAGTGGGAAACGTGACCATTTCATTTGTATTCGATTCATTTCATTTCCATTATTTGTGAGTGCTTCACATACTATAGCAGGGTCGTGAGCCTCCACACACTTGTGCATCATTTTGAGAACTTGAAGAATCTACTATGccattctattctattctattcaaTAACCTTTGTTCTTAATCTCCCGTGACAGGTTATTTGGAAACAGTGGGGCATGCAGCGCTTGTGGTCAGTCCATTCCGGCCAGTGAGCTGGTCATGAGGGCACAGGGCAACGTCTACCACCTCAAGGTAACGACTCTCCCGAAAGCAAACATCA
Coding sequences:
- the LOC134012715 gene encoding LIM domain transcription factor LMO4.2; this encodes MGSGVLACRRPCCGSEGPAAVQAYRTDENRGARVSEALLYSKHDGNRGACMSETWLSKHDGNRGACVSEDLLYSKHDGSRSLSWKRCAGCGGKIADRFLLYTMDSYWHSRCLKCSCCQAQLGEIGTSCYTKSGMILCRNDYIRLFGNSGACSACGQSIPASELVMRAQGNVYHLKCFTCSTCRNRLVPGDRFHYINGSLFCEHDRPTALINGHLSSLQSNPLLPDQKVC